A genomic window from Streptomyces mirabilis includes:
- a CDS encoding DUF2752 domain-containing protein: MRRVNAETRRVTPPRPAERVAPRRLAVPAGALAAVAGAFAYVGAVDPNQPGHYPVCPLLRYTGLYCPGCGGLRSAHAFVHGDFAAAFTDNALAFTGYFVFAVVWTVWAVRSARGRPLRIDLGPVHLWGAGVLLLVFTVVRNLPFGGWLHP, encoded by the coding sequence ATGCGACGGGTGAACGCCGAAACCCGGAGGGTGACGCCGCCCCGACCTGCTGAGCGGGTCGCGCCGCGGCGGCTCGCCGTCCCCGCGGGGGCGCTCGCGGCCGTCGCCGGCGCCTTCGCGTACGTCGGGGCCGTGGACCCCAACCAGCCCGGGCACTACCCCGTCTGCCCGCTGCTGCGCTACACGGGCCTGTACTGCCCCGGCTGCGGCGGTCTGCGCAGCGCGCACGCCTTCGTGCACGGGGACTTCGCGGCGGCTTTCACGGACAACGCGCTCGCCTTCACGGGCTACTTCGTCTTCGCGGTGGTGTGGACCGTCTGGGCGGTCCGCTCGGCGCGCGGACGGCCGCTGCGGATCGACCTGGGGCCCGTGCACCTCTGGGGTGCGGGCGTGTTGCTCCTGGTCTTCACCGTTGTCCGGAACCTGCCCTTCGGTGGCTGGCTGCACCCTTGA
- the trpB gene encoding tryptophan synthase subunit beta, with amino-acid sequence MPSEFFIPDPEGRVPTAEGYFGAFGGKFIPEALVAAVDEVAVEYDKAKADPEFARELDDLLVNYTGRPSSLTEVSRFAEHAGGARVFLKREDLNHTGSHKINNVLGQALLTRRMGKTRVIAETGAGQHGVATATACALFGLECTIYMGEIDTRRQALNVARMRMLGAEVIAVKSGSRTLKDAINEAFRDWVANVDHTHYLFGTVAGPHPFPAMVRDFHRVIGVEARRQILERAGRLPDAAVACVGGGSNAIGLFHAFIPDADVRLIGCEPAGHGVETGEHAATLTAGEPGILHGSRSYVLQDEEGQITEPYSISAGLDYPGIGPEHSYLKDSGRGEYRAVTDDAAMQALRLLSRTEGIIPAIESAHALAGALEVGKELGKDGLIIVNLSGRGDKDMDTAARYFGLYDTAADAVVEPDADSDTAEIEGDAK; translated from the coding sequence ATGCCCAGCGAGTTCTTCATTCCCGACCCCGAGGGTCGAGTTCCCACCGCCGAGGGGTACTTCGGCGCGTTCGGCGGCAAGTTCATCCCGGAGGCGCTGGTCGCCGCCGTGGACGAGGTCGCCGTCGAGTACGACAAGGCGAAGGCGGACCCCGAGTTCGCCCGCGAGCTCGACGACCTGCTCGTCAACTACACCGGGCGCCCGAGCTCACTCACCGAGGTGTCCCGCTTCGCCGAACACGCCGGTGGGGCGCGCGTCTTCCTCAAGCGCGAGGACCTCAACCACACCGGGTCCCACAAGATCAACAACGTGCTCGGTCAGGCCCTCCTCACCAGGCGGATGGGCAAGACCCGCGTCATCGCCGAGACCGGCGCCGGTCAGCACGGCGTGGCCACCGCCACCGCCTGCGCGCTCTTCGGCCTCGAGTGCACGATCTACATGGGTGAGATCGACACCCGGCGGCAGGCACTCAACGTGGCCCGCATGCGCATGCTCGGCGCCGAGGTCATCGCCGTGAAGTCCGGCTCCCGCACCCTCAAGGACGCCATCAACGAGGCCTTCCGGGACTGGGTCGCCAACGTCGACCACACGCACTACCTCTTCGGGACCGTCGCGGGGCCGCACCCCTTCCCCGCCATGGTCCGCGACTTCCACCGGGTCATCGGCGTCGAGGCCCGGCGGCAGATCCTGGAGCGCGCCGGACGGCTCCCCGACGCGGCCGTCGCCTGCGTCGGCGGCGGCTCCAACGCCATCGGTCTCTTCCACGCCTTCATCCCGGACGCGGACGTACGCCTCATCGGCTGCGAGCCCGCCGGACACGGCGTGGAGACCGGGGAGCACGCCGCGACCCTGACCGCCGGTGAACCCGGCATCCTGCACGGGTCGCGGTCGTACGTCCTCCAGGACGAGGAAGGGCAGATCACCGAGCCCTACTCCATCTCGGCGGGCCTCGACTACCCGGGCATCGGCCCCGAGCACTCCTACCTCAAGGACAGCGGCCGCGGCGAGTACCGCGCGGTCACCGACGACGCGGCCATGCAGGCCCTGCGCCTGCTCTCCCGCACCGAGGGCATCATCCCGGCGATCGAGAGCGCCCACGCGCTCGCCGGGGCCCTGGAGGTCGGCAAGGAGCTGGGCAAGGACGGGCTGATCATCGTCAACCTGTCCGGGCGCGGCGACAAGGACATGGACACGGCCGCCCGCTACTTCGGCCTGTACGACACCGCCGCCGACGCCGTCGTCGAGCCGGACGCCGACAGTGACACCGCAGAGATCGAGGGGGACGCCAAGTGA
- a CDS encoding TIGR02234 family membrane protein, whose product MDYVTAVPSPRSEAAGPARSGRRSLAVALLSGALGAAVALLSTRQSWSEGTATVAGGAFPLTAKGSDVTGVPAALAIVGLAALVAVFAVRSSGRFLVSALLALSGAGTVVAAVLGASDSSALDEKAAAASGDTAATASALSHTAWPYAAAAGGALILLAGLLALRYGRLWPAMSGRYERDGTPRPRKAKPVDPDRPEDIWKALDRGEDPTGPDPAGT is encoded by the coding sequence GTGGACTACGTGACAGCTGTACCTTCCCCCCGATCCGAAGCCGCGGGACCCGCCCGGTCCGGCCGCCGAAGCCTCGCCGTCGCCCTGCTCAGCGGCGCCCTCGGCGCGGCCGTGGCGCTGCTCTCCACCCGGCAGAGCTGGTCGGAGGGCACCGCGACGGTGGCCGGCGGCGCCTTCCCGCTGACCGCCAAGGGCAGCGACGTCACGGGCGTGCCCGCGGCGCTCGCCATAGTGGGCCTCGCCGCACTCGTCGCCGTCTTCGCCGTCCGCAGCTCCGGGCGCTTCCTCGTCTCCGCCCTGCTCGCGCTCTCCGGCGCGGGCACGGTCGTGGCGGCGGTGCTCGGCGCGAGCGACAGCTCCGCCCTCGACGAGAAGGCCGCGGCCGCCTCCGGCGACACCGCCGCCACCGCGAGCGCCCTCAGCCACACCGCCTGGCCCTACGCGGCCGCGGCGGGCGGCGCGCTCATCCTCCTCGCGGGGCTGCTCGCGCTGCGCTACGGACGGCTGTGGCCCGCGATGTCCGGCCGCTACGAGCGCGACGGGACGCCCCGGCCGCGCAAGGCCAAGCCGGTCGACCCCGACCGGCCCGAGGACATCTGGAAGGCGCTCGACCGGGGCGAGGACCCGACGGGACCGGATCCGGCCGGGACCTAG
- the hisI gene encoding phosphoribosyl-AMP cyclohydrolase has translation MTSTPPPSSPSGLDPEIAARLKRSADGLVPAIAQQYDTGEVLMLGWMDDEALHRTLTTGRCTYWSRSRREYWVKGDTSGHFQWVKSVALDCDADTILVQVDQVGAACHTGARTCFDEDVLLKEAAPVDPQGADSGVPSLDQ, from the coding sequence ATGACCAGCACGCCCCCGCCCAGCAGCCCGAGCGGCCTGGACCCCGAGATCGCCGCGCGCCTCAAGCGCAGCGCCGACGGACTCGTCCCCGCCATCGCCCAGCAGTACGACACCGGTGAGGTGCTGATGCTCGGCTGGATGGACGACGAGGCGCTCCATCGCACGCTCACCACGGGCCGCTGCACGTACTGGTCGCGCAGCCGCCGGGAGTACTGGGTGAAGGGCGACACCTCCGGCCACTTCCAGTGGGTGAAGTCCGTGGCCCTGGACTGCGACGCCGACACGATCCTGGTCCAGGTCGACCAGGTGGGCGCCGCCTGCCACACGGGCGCCCGTACCTGCTTCGACGAGGACGTGCTCCTCAAGGAGGCGGCCCCCGTGGACCCCCAGGGCGCCGATTCCGGCGTACCGTCACTGGATCAGTAA
- a CDS encoding DsbA family protein, which yields MSEKNRDGKRTARERMAVEREKQKSADRRRRALIVGASVVCVLALAAVVGVLAANSGKDKKSAASGPAVSPSGATGKDGLAIPVGKDGAKSTLTVWEDFRCPACQAFETGFRPTIHELVDAGKLRVEYHLVTLIDDGRGGSGSRHAANAAACAQDAGKFTAYHDVLYENQPSEATDDFSNDSKLIELAGKVDGLDTPAFQKCVKDGTHNSWVVKSNAAFQRGGFRGTPTVLLGGKNIYEDQTMTPAKFKQMVEAENKA from the coding sequence GTGAGCGAGAAGAACCGTGACGGAAAGCGCACCGCCCGCGAGCGGATGGCGGTCGAGCGAGAGAAGCAGAAGTCCGCGGACAGGCGCCGCCGGGCGCTGATCGTGGGCGCGTCGGTGGTGTGCGTCCTGGCCCTTGCCGCGGTGGTGGGCGTCCTGGCCGCCAACTCGGGCAAGGACAAGAAGAGCGCCGCGTCGGGTCCGGCCGTGTCGCCCTCGGGTGCGACCGGCAAGGACGGCCTCGCGATTCCCGTCGGCAAGGACGGCGCCAAGTCGACCCTCACGGTCTGGGAGGACTTCCGCTGCCCGGCCTGCCAGGCCTTCGAGACGGGGTTCCGCCCGACGATCCACGAGCTGGTGGACGCCGGAAAACTCAGGGTGGAGTACCACCTGGTCACGCTCATCGACGACGGCAGGGGAGGCAGCGGCTCCCGGCACGCGGCCAACGCCGCGGCCTGCGCCCAGGACGCCGGAAAGTTCACGGCCTACCACGACGTGTTGTACGAGAACCAGCCCAGCGAGGCCACCGACGACTTCTCGAACGACAGCAAGCTCATCGAGCTGGCGGGCAAGGTCGACGGCCTGGACACCCCTGCCTTCCAGAAGTGCGTCAAGGACGGCACGCACAACAGCTGGGTCGTGAAGTCGAACGCGGCCTTCCAGCGCGGCGGATTCCGGGGCACGCCGACCGTGCTGCTGGGCGGCAAGAACATCTACGAGGACCAGACGATGACCCCCGCGAAGTTCAAGCAGATGGTGGAGGCGGAGAACAAGGCCTGA
- a CDS encoding HGxxPAAW family protein, with protein sequence MAGSSHGHTPAAWTGVIIAFIGFCVAGAFMVMANPLGFWAGMVIVVLGGVVGMAMRAAGLGQPKRTAAPAVAHPVREAVGAES encoded by the coding sequence ATGGCGGGCAGCAGCCACGGTCACACCCCGGCCGCCTGGACCGGTGTCATCATCGCCTTCATCGGTTTCTGCGTCGCGGGTGCCTTCATGGTGATGGCCAACCCGCTGGGCTTCTGGGCCGGCATGGTCATCGTCGTCCTCGGCGGTGTCGTCGGCATGGCCATGCGCGCGGCGGGCCTCGGCCAGCCGAAGAGGACCGCGGCCCCGGCCGTGGCGCACCCCGTCCGCGAGGCCGTCGGCGCCGAGAGCTGA
- the trpC gene encoding indole-3-glycerol phosphate synthase TrpC, whose amino-acid sequence MSVLDEIIDGVRADLAERQARVSLDELKERAAKAPAAKDGVAALRGDGVKVICEVKRSSPSKGALAAIADPASLAADYEAGGAAVISVLTEQRRFGGSLADLEAVRARVDIPVLRKDFIVTSYQLWEARAYGADLALLIVAALDQAALESLIERAESIGLTPLVEVHDEDEVERAVDAGAKVIGVNARNLKTLKVDRTTFERIAPEIPSGLVKIAESGVRGPHDLIAYANAGADAVLVGESLVTGRDPKTAVADLVAAGAHPALRHGRS is encoded by the coding sequence GTGAGTGTGCTCGACGAGATCATCGACGGAGTCCGTGCCGACCTCGCGGAGCGGCAGGCGCGCGTCAGCCTCGACGAGCTCAAGGAGCGCGCGGCGAAGGCTCCCGCGGCCAAGGACGGCGTGGCCGCCCTGCGTGGCGACGGCGTCAAGGTCATCTGTGAGGTCAAGCGCTCCAGCCCGTCCAAGGGCGCGCTCGCCGCGATCGCCGACCCCGCGTCCCTGGCCGCGGACTACGAGGCGGGCGGCGCGGCCGTCATCTCGGTCCTGACCGAGCAGCGCCGCTTCGGCGGCTCGCTGGCCGACCTGGAGGCCGTCCGTGCCCGGGTCGACATCCCCGTGCTCCGCAAGGACTTCATCGTCACGTCGTACCAGCTGTGGGAGGCCCGCGCGTACGGCGCCGACCTCGCGCTGCTGATCGTGGCCGCCCTCGACCAGGCCGCCCTGGAGTCCCTCATCGAGCGCGCCGAGTCCATCGGGCTCACGCCGCTGGTCGAGGTGCACGACGAGGACGAGGTCGAGCGGGCGGTGGACGCCGGGGCGAAGGTCATCGGCGTCAACGCGCGCAACCTGAAGACCCTCAAGGTGGACCGCACCACCTTCGAGCGGATCGCTCCCGAGATCCCGTCCGGCCTCGTCAAGATCGCCGAGTCCGGCGTCCGCGGGCCGCACGACCTCATCGCGTACGCCAACGCCGGCGCCGACGCGGTCCTGGTGGGCGAGTCCCTCGTCACCGGCCGCGACCCGAAGACGGCGGTCGCCGACCTCGTCGCGGCCGGGGCCCACCCCGCGCTGCGCCACGGACGGAGCTGA
- a CDS encoding MFS transporter: MSVTAVRSGAADERPAHRDPNVLRWVGAYTSSAIGDNVYYIALSWAAVQAGTPAQAGLVSAAGAVPRALLMLGGGVVADRFGPRRVVVGSGAVRCALVLTAAGLLLATSPGLWALGAVAVLFGVVDAVFLPAAGALPALLAPRSQLARVQGMRGLATRLATVLGGPLGGLGVALGGTAGAFGLAALLIGVSLPMLLTIRVGRSPADDDQARGAVMAELRDGLRRIRRHPVLRPLVLAIALADLGFVGPMNLGLTLLSQQRGWGSSGMGWVLAGFGTGAGAASLLLALRGWVPRAGLVMVVTAVAGSVAIGGLAQVASVAAGACVALCIGLLAGLGGALSGALVQAQTEPAYAGRVISVSTLVSFGVAPLTFPVVGWAVERWGTGPVFTTCAAICALSGIIALCSRPLRRAELPR; this comes from the coding sequence ATGAGCGTCACCGCAGTGCGGTCGGGCGCGGCCGACGAGCGGCCCGCCCACCGTGACCCCAACGTGCTGCGCTGGGTCGGTGCGTACACCTCGTCGGCGATCGGCGACAACGTCTACTACATCGCCCTGTCCTGGGCCGCCGTCCAGGCCGGGACGCCCGCGCAGGCCGGGCTCGTGTCGGCCGCCGGCGCCGTGCCCCGCGCCCTGCTGATGCTCGGCGGGGGAGTGGTCGCCGACCGGTTCGGGCCGCGTCGTGTGGTCGTCGGCAGCGGCGCGGTGCGCTGTGCTCTCGTCCTGACCGCCGCCGGGCTGCTCCTCGCGACCAGCCCCGGACTCTGGGCGCTGGGCGCGGTGGCCGTGCTCTTCGGGGTCGTGGACGCCGTCTTCCTGCCCGCCGCGGGCGCCCTCCCCGCCCTGCTCGCCCCCCGGAGCCAGCTCGCCCGGGTCCAGGGCATGCGGGGCCTGGCGACCCGGCTCGCCACCGTCCTCGGCGGCCCGCTCGGCGGCCTGGGCGTGGCCCTCGGCGGTACCGCCGGGGCGTTCGGACTGGCCGCGCTGCTGATCGGGGTCTCTTTGCCGATGCTGCTGACCATACGGGTCGGGCGGTCGCCGGCGGACGACGACCAGGCGCGCGGAGCGGTCATGGCCGAACTCCGGGACGGGCTCCGGCGCATCCGCCGCCACCCGGTGCTCCGCCCGTTGGTGCTCGCCATCGCCCTCGCCGACCTGGGCTTCGTCGGACCGATGAACCTCGGTCTGACCCTGCTCTCGCAGCAGCGCGGCTGGGGGTCGTCCGGGATGGGCTGGGTGCTCGCCGGGTTCGGGACCGGCGCGGGTGCGGCGTCCCTGCTGCTCGCCCTGCGGGGGTGGGTGCCGCGCGCCGGACTCGTGATGGTGGTGACGGCCGTCGCGGGCTCGGTGGCCATCGGGGGGCTCGCGCAGGTGGCGTCCGTCGCCGCCGGGGCCTGCGTGGCCCTGTGCATCGGTCTGCTGGCCGGGCTGGGCGGGGCCCTGAGCGGCGCGCTGGTGCAGGCGCAGACCGAACCCGCCTACGCCGGTCGGGTCATCTCGGTCTCCACCTTGGTCAGCTTCGGCGTCGCGCCGCTCACCTTCCCGGTGGTCGGCTGGGCCGTCGAGCGATGGGGCACCGGCCCGGTCTTCACGACCTGCGCCGCGATCTGCGCCCTGAGCGGGATCATCGCCCTCTGCTCCCGGCCTCTGCGCCGCGCCGAGCTGCCGCGCTGA
- a CDS encoding anthranilate synthase component I translates to MDLETFRKLATDRRVIPVSRKLLADGDTPVALYRKLAAERPGTFLLESAENGRASFSWSRYSFIGVRSQATLIERDGQAHWLGTPPVGVPVDGDPLAALRATIEALHTPHGEGLPPFTGGMVGYLGYDIVRRLEKIGPGERDDLKLPELTMLLTSDLAVMDHWDGSVQLIANAINHNDLDTGVDEAYADAVARLDAMEADLSRAVSQPPAALPPSELPEYTALWGGPDFQDAVEDIKERIRAGEAFQVVPSQRFETPCTASALDVYRVLRATNPSPYMYLFRFDGFDVVGSSPEALVKVEDGQAMVHPIAGTRPRGATVQEDQALADELIADPKERAEHLMLVDLGRNDLGRVCEPGSVEVVDFMSIERYSHVMHIVSTVTGRVAAGRTAFDVLTACFPAGTLSGAPKPRAMQIIDELEPSRRGLYGGCVGYLDFAGDSDTAIAIRTALLRDGTAYVQAGAGIVADSDPVAEDDECRNKAAAVLRAVHTANRLGR, encoded by the coding sequence ATGGATCTCGAGACGTTCCGCAAGCTGGCCACCGACCGCCGTGTCATCCCCGTCAGCCGCAAGCTCCTCGCCGACGGCGACACGCCGGTCGCGCTCTACCGCAAGCTGGCCGCCGAGCGCCCCGGCACCTTCCTCCTGGAATCCGCCGAGAACGGCCGCGCGTCCTTCTCGTGGTCCCGGTACTCCTTCATCGGCGTCCGCAGCCAAGCCACCCTGATCGAGCGCGACGGGCAGGCCCACTGGCTCGGCACCCCGCCCGTCGGCGTCCCCGTCGACGGGGACCCGTTGGCCGCCCTGCGCGCCACCATCGAGGCCCTGCACACACCGCACGGAGAGGGCCTGCCCCCGTTCACCGGCGGCATGGTCGGCTACCTCGGCTACGACATCGTGCGCCGCCTGGAGAAGATCGGCCCCGGCGAGCGGGACGATCTGAAGCTTCCCGAGCTGACCATGCTGCTCACCAGCGACCTCGCCGTCATGGATCACTGGGACGGCTCGGTCCAGCTGATCGCCAACGCGATCAACCACAACGACCTCGACACGGGAGTCGACGAGGCCTACGCGGACGCGGTCGCCCGCCTCGACGCCATGGAGGCCGACCTCTCCCGCGCGGTCTCCCAGCCGCCCGCCGCGCTCCCGCCCTCCGAGCTGCCCGAGTACACCGCCCTGTGGGGCGGCCCGGACTTCCAGGACGCCGTCGAGGACATCAAGGAGCGCATCCGGGCGGGCGAGGCCTTCCAGGTCGTCCCCTCCCAGCGCTTCGAAACGCCGTGCACGGCAAGCGCGTTGGACGTCTATCGCGTCCTGAGGGCGACCAATCCCTCCCCGTACATGTACCTCTTCCGCTTCGACGGCTTCGACGTCGTCGGCTCGTCCCCCGAGGCCCTGGTCAAGGTCGAGGACGGGCAGGCGATGGTGCACCCCATCGCGGGCACCCGGCCGCGCGGCGCCACCGTCCAGGAGGACCAGGCCCTCGCCGACGAGCTGATCGCCGACCCCAAGGAGCGGGCCGAGCACCTGATGCTCGTCGACCTGGGGCGCAACGACCTGGGGCGGGTGTGCGAGCCAGGCTCCGTCGAGGTCGTCGACTTCATGTCCATCGAGCGCTACTCGCACGTGATGCACATCGTGTCCACCGTGACCGGACGCGTCGCGGCGGGCCGTACGGCCTTCGACGTGCTCACCGCCTGCTTCCCGGCCGGCACCCTCTCCGGCGCCCCCAAGCCGCGCGCGATGCAGATCATCGACGAACTCGAACCGTCCCGGCGGGGCCTGTACGGCGGCTGCGTCGGCTACCTCGACTTCGCCGGCGACTCCGACACCGCCATCGCCATCCGTACGGCCCTGCTGCGCGACGGCACCGCGTACGTCCAGGCGGGCGCCGGCATCGTCGCCGACTCGGACCCCGTCGCCGAGGACGACGAGTGCCGCAACAAGGCCGCCGCGGTCCTGCGCGCGGTGCACACCGCCAACCGGCTCGGCCGGTAG
- the trpM gene encoding tryptophan biosynthesis modulator TrpM codes for MRSAPHATAVTRPGARPDGGVACVRAAAAGARDPYARLARGCRPRGCRAPARRVHGRRVRYVIGDEPGQVNGMRWPAGARVQTPLRARRTSR; via the coding sequence GTGCGCAGCGCGCCCCACGCCACCGCCGTCACCCGTCCGGGCGCACGCCCCGACGGGGGAGTGGCGTGCGTCCGGGCTGCTGCCGCCGGGGCGCGCGACCCCTACGCCCGCCTCGCCCGCGGCTGTCGGCCGCGCGGCTGCCGGGCACCGGCCCGCCGCGTCCACGGGCGCCGCGTGCGGTATGTCATCGGTGACGAACCGGGCCAGGTCAACGGCATGCGATGGCCCGCCGGCGCACGCGTGCAGACGCCGCTCCGGGCCCGCCGCACCTCGCGGTGA
- a CDS encoding helix-turn-helix domain-containing protein translates to MASKDNRRITDMGTLKALAHPLRMKLYRGLIVARVATASQLAEQVDEAVSLVSYHLRKLAEHGVIEEAPAQSADGRERWWQPASDGVSIRDEDFRGAPEKAAVYTAASRLFSEQRADLYRRYLDERAHWTPEWNRAAESSESAMRLTAGELSELVADMQALFKAYTERGRAAEEAGDTEGRENVAVHTYAFPFRV, encoded by the coding sequence ATGGCAAGCAAGGACAACCGCCGGATCACGGACATGGGCACGCTCAAGGCGCTGGCCCATCCGTTGCGGATGAAGCTCTACCGGGGGCTCATCGTGGCCAGGGTCGCCACCGCCTCCCAGCTGGCGGAGCAGGTGGACGAGGCCGTCTCACTGGTCAGCTACCACCTGCGCAAGCTGGCCGAGCACGGCGTGATCGAGGAGGCGCCGGCACAGAGCGCCGACGGCCGGGAGCGCTGGTGGCAGCCCGCCTCGGACGGGGTCAGCATCCGCGACGAGGACTTCCGCGGCGCGCCCGAGAAGGCCGCTGTGTACACCGCGGCCAGTCGGCTCTTCTCCGAGCAGCGCGCCGACCTGTACCGCCGTTACCTCGACGAACGCGCTCACTGGACACCCGAGTGGAACCGCGCCGCCGAGTCCTCCGAGTCCGCGATGCGGCTGACGGCCGGTGAGCTGTCCGAGCTGGTCGCGGACATGCAGGCCCTGTTCAAGGCCTACACGGAGCGGGGCCGGGCCGCCGAGGAGGCCGGTGACACCGAAGGCCGCGAGAACGTCGCGGTGCACACGTACGCCTTCCCGTTCCGCGTCTGA
- the trpA gene encoding tryptophan synthase subunit alpha, which produces MSGNIQLLSDTLAAAKAEGRSALIAYLPAGFPTVDGGIAAVKAVFEGGADIVEIGLPHSDPVLDGPVIQTADDIALKGGVKIADVMRTVREAHGATGKPVLVMTYWNPIDRYGVERFTAELAEAGGAGCILPDLPVQESALWREHAEKHGLATVFVVAPSSKDARLAEITSAGSGFVYAASLMGVTGTRESVGAQAQDLVRRTKATTELPVCVGLGVSNATQAAEVAGFADGVIVGSAFVKRMLDAADEAAGLDAVRALAGDLAKGVRGTA; this is translated from the coding sequence GTGAGCGGCAACATCCAGCTGTTGAGCGACACCCTCGCCGCCGCGAAGGCGGAGGGGCGCTCCGCGCTCATCGCGTACCTGCCGGCCGGGTTCCCGACGGTCGACGGCGGGATCGCGGCCGTCAAGGCCGTCTTCGAGGGCGGCGCGGACATCGTCGAGATCGGTCTGCCGCACAGCGACCCCGTCCTCGACGGGCCCGTCATCCAGACCGCCGACGACATCGCCCTCAAGGGCGGCGTCAAGATCGCCGACGTCATGCGCACGGTCCGTGAGGCGCATGGGGCCACCGGGAAGCCGGTGCTCGTCATGACGTACTGGAACCCCATCGACCGTTACGGCGTCGAGCGCTTCACCGCCGAACTGGCCGAGGCGGGCGGCGCGGGCTGCATCCTGCCCGACCTGCCCGTCCAGGAGTCGGCGCTGTGGCGTGAGCACGCGGAGAAGCACGGTCTCGCGACCGTCTTCGTCGTCGCTCCCAGCAGCAAGGACGCCCGGCTCGCCGAGATCACCTCGGCGGGCAGCGGCTTCGTGTACGCGGCCTCGCTGATGGGCGTCACGGGCACGCGGGAGTCCGTGGGCGCCCAGGCCCAGGACCTGGTGCGGCGTACCAAGGCCACCACCGAGCTGCCGGTCTGCGTCGGCCTCGGTGTCTCCAACGCCACCCAGGCGGCCGAGGTGGCCGGCTTCGCCGACGGTGTGATCGTCGGTTCGGCCTTCGTCAAGCGGATGCTGGACGCGGCGGACGAGGCCGCGGGCCTCGACGCGGTCCGCGCCCTCGCGGGCGATCTGGCGAAGGGCGTGCGCGGTACGGCCTGA
- a CDS encoding TIGR03085 family metal-binding protein, which translates to MSTHAKRERLLLADLLEAEGPDAPTLCEGWNTRDLAAHVVVRERRADAAGGLLLKQLAPRLERVQAEFAEKPYEELIQLIRTGPPRFSPFALKQIDEASNTVEFYVHTEDVRRAQPDWTPRPLDPVFQDALWSRLERTARLAGRGAPTGLVLRRPDGQTAVAHRGTPVVTVTGEPSELLLFALGRQKTADVELEGDKDAIAKLSETKQLGL; encoded by the coding sequence ATGTCGACCCATGCCAAGCGTGAACGACTTCTCCTCGCCGACCTGTTGGAGGCCGAGGGCCCGGACGCCCCGACCCTGTGCGAGGGCTGGAACACCCGTGATCTCGCCGCGCACGTGGTGGTGCGCGAGCGCCGCGCGGACGCCGCGGGCGGGCTGCTGCTCAAACAGCTCGCGCCGCGTCTGGAGCGGGTGCAGGCGGAGTTCGCCGAGAAGCCGTACGAGGAGCTGATCCAGCTGATCCGTACGGGCCCGCCACGCTTCTCGCCCTTCGCGCTGAAGCAGATCGACGAGGCGTCGAACACGGTCGAGTTCTACGTCCACACCGAGGACGTACGGCGGGCCCAGCCGGACTGGACGCCGCGCCCGCTGGACCCGGTCTTCCAGGACGCCCTGTGGTCCCGCCTGGAGCGCACCGCCCGTCTCGCCGGCCGTGGCGCCCCGACCGGCCTGGTGCTGCGCCGCCCGGACGGCCAGACGGCCGTCGCCCACCGGGGCACACCGGTCGTGACGGTGACCGGCGAGCCCTCGGAGCTGCTGCTGTTCGCCCTCGGCCGGCAGAAGACGGCCGACGTGGAGCTGGAGGGCGACAAGGACGCGATCGCGAAGCTGAGCGAGACGAAGCAGCTGGGTCTCTGA